The Geobacillus stearothermophilus ATCC 12980 genome contains a region encoding:
- the istB gene encoding IS21-like element IS5376 family helper ATPase IstB codes for MKERIHEYCHRLHLPVMAERWSAMAEYASTHNISYSEFLFRLLEAEIVEKQARSIQTLIKLSKLPYRKTIDTFDFTAQPSVDERRIRELLTLSFIDRKENILFLGPPGIGKTHLAISIGMEAIARGYKTYFITAHDLVNQLRRADQEGKLEKKLRVFVKPTVLIIDEMGYLKLDPNSAHYLFQVIARRYEHAPIILTSNKSFGEWGEIVGDSVLATAMLDRLLHHSIIFNLKGESYRLREKRLQEEKQKDQ; via the coding sequence ATGAAAGAACGAATACACGAGTATTGCCACCGACTCCATTTGCCTGTCATGGCGGAACGATGGTCCGCCATGGCAGAATACGCCTCTACTCATAATATATCATATTCAGAGTTTTTATTCCGCTTATTAGAGGCAGAAATCGTCGAAAAACAGGCACGATCGATCCAAACGCTCATCAAGCTGTCCAAACTGCCGTATCGCAAGACGATCGATACGTTTGATTTTACCGCGCAGCCTTCGGTGGATGAGCGCCGGATTCGAGAACTGCTTACGTTGTCCTTTATTGACCGGAAAGAAAATATCCTCTTTCTCGGTCCACCGGGTATTGGGAAGACACATCTGGCAATTTCGATTGGAATGGAGGCGATCGCAAGAGGATATAAAACGTATTTTATTACCGCTCACGATTTGGTCAATCAGTTAAGAAGAGCCGACCAGGAAGGAAAGTTGGAGAAAAAGCTTCGTGTCTTTGTGAAGCCAACCGTTCTCATTATTGATGAAATGGGGTATCTAAAACTGGACCCGAACAGCGCTCATTACTTATTTCAAGTGATCGCCCGGCGGTACGAGCATGCCCCGATTATCCTCACCTCCAACAAAAGCTTTGGGGAATGGGGAGAAATCGTGGGAGACTCGGTTTTGGCGACAGCGATGTTAGATCGATTACTGCATCATTCCATCATTTTCAACCTAAAGGGGGAAAGCTATCGATTACGGGAAAAGAGGCTCCAAGAAGAAAAACAGAAGGATCAATGA